One Vampirovibrio chlorellavorus genomic window carries:
- a CDS encoding M48 family metalloprotease, with amino-acid sequence MKRPFFFLVALCQLMLLFNPVWALNDSASPRPVLAPQRTLQNQQHLPDRQIAQLQGQIKIAPAVNTPETILKRLQSANQIPPEVWPTLQIERSDTLNASTDGKNLMITDTLLAKLRNDDERAFVLSHELAHILLSHISKTQLRRTGLSLLDYFLERKAGPNSLLATASRLGINLVDLKSSRGYEYQADDLGVQLMSKAGYNPQAAIQVFDILEANNPTGGTPGFLLSHPISRSRIEALVKKYKLSLQ; translated from the coding sequence ATGAAACGTCCTTTCTTCTTTTTAGTCGCGCTTTGCCAGCTTATGCTTCTCTTCAACCCGGTGTGGGCCCTTAACGACAGTGCGTCTCCACGGCCCGTTCTTGCCCCGCAGCGAACACTACAGAATCAACAACACCTCCCCGATAGACAAATCGCCCAACTGCAGGGACAAATAAAAATCGCGCCCGCGGTCAACACGCCTGAAACCATTCTCAAACGCCTGCAATCGGCCAATCAGATTCCCCCGGAAGTCTGGCCCACGCTCCAGATAGAGCGCTCTGATACGCTCAACGCCTCTACCGACGGCAAGAACCTGATGATCACCGACACCCTGTTGGCCAAACTGCGCAACGATGACGAGCGCGCCTTTGTCCTCTCCCACGAGCTGGCCCATATTCTGCTGTCTCATATCAGTAAAACCCAGCTACGACGCACTGGACTGTCCTTGCTGGACTATTTCCTGGAGCGCAAGGCCGGACCAAACAGCTTGCTGGCCACAGCCAGCCGTCTCGGCATCAATCTGGTTGATCTCAAATCCTCTCGCGGATATGAGTATCAGGCGGACGACCTTGGGGTCCAGCTCATGAGCAAAGCAGGCTATAACCCACAAGCAGCCATTCAGGTCTTTGATATTCTGGAAGCCAATAACCCGACTGGTGGCACGCCGGGCTTCCTGCTCTCTCACCCCATTAGCCGAAGCCGCATTGAAGCGCTGGTCAAAAAATACAAGCTCTCGCTTCAATAA
- a CDS encoding CxxC-x17-CxxC domain-containing protein: MEDKQIVCTTCGTDFTFTGEEQEFYFTKGFQEPKKCKPCRDAAKQARGGGGGARGGFGGGGNRGGGYGAPREMFDAVCAGCGVQTQVPFQPKGSKPVYCRDCFQASRSYY; this comes from the coding sequence ATGGAAGACAAACAGATCGTCTGTACGACTTGCGGTACTGACTTTACCTTCACGGGGGAAGAGCAAGAATTTTACTTTACCAAAGGCTTCCAGGAGCCCAAGAAGTGCAAGCCCTGCCGGGATGCGGCCAAGCAAGCCCGTGGCGGCGGCGGTGGCGCTCGTGGCGGATTTGGTGGCGGTGGAAACCGTGGCGGTGGGTATGGTGCCCCTCGTGAAATGTTTGACGCGGTGTGTGCCGGTTGCGGCGTGCAAACCCAGGTGCCCTTCCAGCCCAAAGGCAGCAAGCCCGTTTATTGCCGGGACTGCTTCCAGGCCAGTCGGTCTTACTACTAA
- a CDS encoding CxxC-x17-CxxC domain-containing protein — MDKDISCKACGTSFVFTQEEQEFYQSKGFSEPGKCKPCRDAAKQARGGGGSRGGYGGGGYGAPREMFDAVCAGCGVQTQVPFQPNGSKPVYCRDCFQASRTNNYAY, encoded by the coding sequence ATGGATAAAGATATTTCTTGTAAAGCTTGTGGCACTTCCTTTGTATTTACTCAGGAAGAGCAAGAATTTTACCAGTCCAAGGGCTTTTCCGAGCCTGGCAAGTGCAAACCCTGCCGGGACGCAGCCAAGCAGGCCCGTGGCGGTGGTGGTAGCCGTGGTGGTTACGGCGGCGGCGGATACGGCGCCCCTCGTGAAATGTTTGACGCAGTGTGCGCCGGTTGCGGCGTGCAAACCCAGGTGCCTTTCCAGCCCAATGGCAGCAAGCCCGTTTATTGCCGGGACTGCTTCCAGGCCAGCCGCACCAACAACTACGCTTACTAA
- a CDS encoding acyl-CoA desaturase, protein MTLLPKRVENQPIRMPMLIALVLVHTLALAAPFTFTWQGFGVFVVMMFATGCLGITLCYHRLLSHRSFKTHKLVKYFLMLCGTLSLEGDPSWWVATHRLHHMESDQEMDPHSPRVSFAWAHVLWLLYDDERSQDPAVQARFIPDLVNDPWAQFLARFFLPINLGFLALLYGVGFWMGGFKMATSMIIWGGFFRIAWVWHITWFVNSVTHVMGYRNYETRDDSRNIWWVALLSFGEGWHNNHHANPSAAKSGHRWWEFDLTYGIIKLMQVTGLAWKIHPVVSGQSPAVVKPLPGLQAQVVER, encoded by the coding sequence ATGACCTTGTTACCCAAGCGTGTTGAAAATCAGCCGATTCGCATGCCCATGCTGATTGCGCTGGTTTTGGTTCACACATTGGCTTTGGCTGCTCCTTTTACGTTTACCTGGCAAGGCTTTGGCGTTTTTGTGGTGATGATGTTCGCGACGGGCTGCCTGGGGATTACCCTGTGCTACCATCGCTTGCTGAGTCACCGCAGTTTTAAGACCCACAAGCTGGTGAAGTATTTTTTAATGCTCTGTGGAACGCTCTCTCTGGAGGGTGATCCCTCCTGGTGGGTGGCCACACACCGCTTGCACCACATGGAATCGGATCAGGAGATGGACCCGCACAGCCCGCGCGTCAGTTTTGCCTGGGCCCATGTGCTTTGGCTGCTTTACGACGATGAGCGCTCTCAGGATCCTGCCGTTCAGGCCCGGTTTATCCCGGATCTCGTCAATGATCCCTGGGCTCAATTCCTGGCCCGGTTCTTCCTGCCTATCAACCTGGGATTCCTGGCCCTTTTGTACGGGGTGGGTTTCTGGATGGGCGGCTTCAAGATGGCCACTTCAATGATCATCTGGGGCGGTTTTTTCCGGATTGCCTGGGTCTGGCACATCACCTGGTTTGTTAATTCGGTGACCCATGTGATGGGGTACCGGAATTATGAAACACGGGATGACAGCCGAAACATCTGGTGGGTGGCCCTGCTTTCTTTCGGAGAAGGCTGGCACAACAATCACCACGCCAATCCCAGTGCGGCCAAAAGCGGACACCGCTGGTGGGAGTTCGACCTGACCTACGGCATCATCAAACTGATGCAAGTAACCGGTCTGGCCTGGAAAATCCATCCGGTGGTTTCCGGGCAAAGCCCCGCGGTGGTGAAGCCGTTACCGGGTCTGCAGGCCCAAGTGGTAGAGCGATAG